From the genome of Desulfovibrio gilichinskyi, one region includes:
- a CDS encoding DUF6976 family protein encodes MQQELISLNEVEKQIAAGKTLLIAGDENLLKQLPKGQWIGGTIPYFMSPENGGVVSHDKIFVTDISDVTKSISLKAYEPNTLGTVYTDAGDGGFSFIIIPALSEAHVAFALNAPNYKDFGSQPLIGWISGVHLDDLGKITPKVFNGKTGEVYEDKAMVMHIELIAGKVVDVGIINSFEQGDGDNLTFASDGFSCTDVMVNGVKENFADYIIKNDLDTKLPLVADYYGALVNTSFQSVDPGGEVHFYAPVFTGIRYRHAKSIENYATEFTKQLKENKVAGQTISFSCNCILNYLYSELDGKKTDPFVGPITFGEIAYQLLNQTLVYLVLHDT; translated from the coding sequence ATGCAACAGGAGTTGATTAGTCTCAACGAAGTTGAAAAACAGATAGCTGCAGGAAAGACCCTACTCATTGCCGGAGATGAAAATCTCCTTAAACAGTTACCAAAAGGGCAGTGGATAGGCGGAACCATCCCATATTTTATGTCTCCAGAGAATGGAGGCGTTGTTTCACACGACAAAATTTTTGTTACCGACATATCTGATGTAACAAAATCTATTTCACTCAAAGCATATGAACCGAATACTCTTGGGACTGTATATACTGATGCAGGAGACGGCGGTTTCAGTTTTATCATCATTCCAGCCTTAAGTGAGGCTCATGTAGCCTTTGCCCTTAATGCTCCAAACTACAAAGATTTCGGCAGCCAGCCTCTTATCGGATGGATTTCCGGTGTTCATTTAGACGACCTTGGCAAAATTACTCCAAAAGTTTTCAACGGGAAAACCGGAGAAGTATATGAAGACAAAGCCATGGTTATGCATATTGAACTGATCGCAGGCAAAGTTGTTGATGTAGGCATTATCAACAGCTTCGAGCAAGGGGACGGAGACAATTTAACTTTCGCATCAGACGGATTTTCATGTACAGATGTTATGGTCAACGGAGTTAAAGAAAACTTTGCTGACTATATCATTAAAAATGATCTGGATACCAAACTTCCTCTGGTAGCCGATTACTATGGAGCCTTAGTTAATACCAGTTTCCAGAGTGTGGATCCCGGCGGAGAAGTTCATTTTTACGCGCCTGTTTTCACCGGAATACGCTATAGGCATGCAAAATCAATTGAAAATTATGCAACAGAATTCACCAAACAGCTGAAAGAAAACAAAGTTGCAGGGCAAACGATATCATTTTCATGTAACTGCATTTTGAACTATCTGTATTCTGAACTGGACGGTAAAAAAACAGATCCTTTTGTGGGACCGATTACTTTCGGGGAAATTGCTTACCAGCTTCTAAATCAGACATTGGTCTATTTGGTGCTTCACGATACTTAA
- a CDS encoding ABC transporter permease yields MKRSRLAFWIFFAPVFMWLFLLIVLPHLDLLTMSFMGENDYGDTVWTIKNYMNFFNEPVYWYTFVRTAMFAILTTFITFLLAMPVSFYIAKLARTKVQGALMIMLLLPFWVSELVRIYGWMILLRESGVLNYFMLKLGIIDKPIEMLYNDASMIMGLVYTSMLFMIVPLVSVMESLDDSLIEAAHDLGAGSFAIWRTIILPHCKPGITSGSIVVFMLALGNYLTPNLMGGKNSLWFTEQIYNQFIASFNWNQGAAFGFLLLLLSSLIIWVGLKLTGQKLGEVAS; encoded by the coding sequence ATGAAACGTTCCCGTCTTGCCTTTTGGATTTTTTTTGCCCCGGTTTTCATGTGGTTGTTCCTTTTGATTGTATTGCCGCATCTTGATCTTTTGACCATGAGTTTCATGGGTGAAAATGATTATGGCGATACCGTCTGGACCATTAAGAACTATATGAATTTCTTCAATGAACCGGTGTACTGGTATACTTTCGTGCGCACGGCCATGTTTGCAATTCTTACAACGTTCATCACTTTTCTGCTTGCCATGCCGGTCTCTTTTTATATTGCCAAGCTGGCCCGGACCAAAGTGCAGGGTGCGCTTATGATTATGTTGCTGCTACCTTTCTGGGTCAGCGAACTGGTTCGTATTTACGGCTGGATGATACTTTTGCGTGAGTCAGGTGTTCTTAACTATTTTATGCTTAAGCTCGGCATTATCGATAAACCGATTGAGATGCTTTACAATGATGCCAGCATGATCATGGGACTGGTTTACACTTCCATGTTGTTCATGATTGTTCCGCTCGTTTCGGTCATGGAAAGTTTGGATGACAGCCTTATCGAAGCTGCTCACGATCTCGGTGCAGGGTCGTTTGCAATCTGGCGCACAATAATCCTTCCGCATTGCAAACCGGGCATCACGTCCGGATCAATAGTCGTATTCATGCTTGCGCTTGGTAACTATCTTACTCCTAATCTTATGGGTGGTAAAAATTCGCTTTGGTTTACCGAGCAGATTTATAACCAGTTTATCGCAAGCTTTAACTGGAATCAGGGAGCAGCGTTCGGGTTCTTACTTCTGCTTCTAAGTTCTCTTATTATTTGGGTCGGCCTAAAGCTTACCGGTCAAAAACTCGGGGAGGTGGCATCATGA
- a CDS encoding ABC transporter permease, with amino-acid sequence MIRSLPRSKKYDWSFNIFILLYFTFLFAPLLVTCVLAFNNSNYPSLPWQGFSLDWFFADGPDRIGLFHDSQNLRSIVTSFQTAFFVSILSVVVGTCASFLFEKENFRFKGALYLLMLAPLVIPGVILGISLLLAANYAGTFFDNTMGIDLDVFRPSFWLVVLGQFSFITTFVTLVVSARLRKFDISLEEAALNLGATPLGVIWHVTLKFLRPSLIGAGAVAFLMSFENFNTTLFLVGSEPTLPINLYLQVRDGSTPVINAVSLMLIVGTSLLALANLYFTKKEV; translated from the coding sequence ATGATCCGTTCTCTGCCGAGAAGTAAAAAATATGATTGGTCTTTTAATATCTTCATTTTACTTTATTTCACATTCCTGTTTGCTCCTTTGCTGGTCACCTGTGTACTGGCTTTTAATAATTCCAATTATCCATCGCTGCCGTGGCAGGGATTCAGTCTTGACTGGTTTTTTGCCGATGGTCCAGACAGGATAGGTTTGTTTCACGACAGCCAGAATTTACGTTCTATTGTGACCAGTTTTCAAACAGCGTTTTTCGTTTCTATCTTAAGCGTTGTCGTTGGAACCTGTGCGAGTTTTCTTTTTGAGAAAGAAAATTTTCGTTTCAAGGGTGCTCTATATTTATTGATGCTCGCTCCGCTGGTTATTCCGGGAGTTATTTTAGGTATTTCCCTGCTTTTGGCAGCGAATTATGCGGGCACTTTCTTTGATAATACAATGGGAATAGATTTGGATGTATTCAGACCGAGCTTCTGGCTTGTTGTGCTGGGGCAGTTCTCTTTTATTACAACATTTGTCACCTTGGTTGTTTCGGCGCGACTGCGTAAGTTTGATATTTCTCTTGAGGAAGCCGCGTTGAACCTCGGCGCTACACCGCTTGGAGTTATATGGCATGTCACGCTGAAATTTTTGCGTCCGTCTCTGATAGGAGCCGGAGCCGTTGCCTTTTTGATGAGCTTTGAGAACTTTAATACGACTTTGTTTTTAGTCGGTTCCGAGCCGACCTTACCTATTAATCTTTATCTTCAGGTACGAGACGGCAGTACTCCGGTTATCAATGCTGTTTCTCTTATGCTGATTGTCGGTACATCTCTGCTTGCTTTGGCTAATCTCTATTTTACCAAGAAAGAAGTTTAA